Proteins from one Romboutsia sp. CE17 genomic window:
- a CDS encoding GntR family transcriptional regulator translates to MINRNDKRPIYDQLVEILRSKIENEMYPNEKMLSERGICEQYGVSRTTVRLAMAELEHMGYIYKRHGKGTFVAALNKNPQNLMDSYSFTDHMKEQGKNPSTKVLSFEVLESTNYFAENLGITPGEKMIKITRLRLADELPMMLERTYLPMKEFAGLTEELVSKKPLYEIFRDNYKEVIKVADEEFSAGLLSDKEAKLLGVPVDSACLKLLRTTYNKDNRVIEFTLSVARSDKFVYKIRHIR, encoded by the coding sequence ATGATAAATAGAAATGATAAGAGACCCATATACGATCAATTAGTAGAAATCTTAAGATCAAAGATTGAAAATGAGATGTATCCTAATGAAAAAATGCTATCAGAAAGAGGTATATGTGAACAATATGGAGTTAGTCGTACAACTGTTAGGCTTGCTATGGCAGAACTAGAACATATGGGATATATATACAAAAGACATGGAAAAGGAACTTTTGTAGCAGCGCTAAATAAAAATCCACAAAATCTTATGGATAGCTATAGTTTTACTGACCATATGAAAGAACAAGGCAAAAATCCAAGTACAAAAGTGTTATCTTTTGAAGTTTTAGAAAGCACAAATTATTTTGCAGAAAATTTAGGTATAACACCTGGTGAAAAAATGATAAAGATTACAAGACTAAGACTAGCAGATGAATTACCAATGATGTTAGAAAGAACATACTTGCCAATGAAGGAGTTTGCAGGACTAACAGAAGAGCTTGTTTCAAAAAAACCACTGTATGAAATATTTAGAGATAACTATAAAGAAGTAATAAAGGTAGCAGATGAGGAATTCTCAGCAGGTTTACTATCGGATAAAGAAGCAAAGTTATTAGGTGTTCCAGTAGATTCGGCTTGCTTAAAACTACTTAGAACCACTTATAATAAAGATAACAGAGTTATAGAATTTACTTTAAGTGTTGCTAGAA